In Clarias gariepinus isolate MV-2021 ecotype Netherlands chromosome 1, CGAR_prim_01v2, whole genome shotgun sequence, one DNA window encodes the following:
- the mad2l1 gene encoding mitotic spindle assembly checkpoint protein MAD2A yields the protein MAKTLQGITLKGSSELVAEFFSFGINSILYQRGIYPAETFTRVTKYDMSLQLTTDPKLKNYLTNVVTQLKEWLFDCTVQKLVVVITCLETNEVLERWQFDIECDKTAKESSAPREKSMKSIQEEIRSVIRQITATVTFLPLLETACAFDLLIYTDKDLEVPEQWEESGPQLINQSEEVRLRSFTTSIHKVNSMVAYKRTNSM from the exons ATGGCCAAAACCTTGCAGGGGATAACTTTGAAAGGAAGTTCCGAACTCGTTGCTGAGTTTTTCT CATTTGGGATTAACAGCATCTTATACCAGCGGGGCATCTATCCTGCAGAGACCTTCACCAGAGTCACTAAGTATGACATGAGTCTCCAGCTCACCACTGACCCCAAACTGAAGAACTACCTCACCAACGTGGTGACACAACTCAAAG AATGGCTGTTTGACTGCACAGTGCAGAAGCTGGTGGTGGTGATCACGTGCCTTGAGACAAACGAAGTActggagagatggcagtttgACATAGAGTGTGACAAGACAGCCAAGGAGAGCAG TGCTCCCAGAGAGAAGTCGATGAAATCCATCCAGGAAGAAATTCGCTCAGTTATCAGACAGATCACAGCCACAGTCACCTTCTTACCCTTGCTGGAAACAGCCT gtgcATTCGACCTCCTAATCTACACAGATAAGGATCTGGAGGTCCCTGAGCAGTGGGAGGAGTCTGGGCCACAGCTTATTAACCAATCGGAGGAGGTTCGGCTTCGCTCGTTCACTACGTCCATCCACAAAGTCAACAGTATGGTGGCCTACAAAAGAACAAACTCCATGTAA